The Natrinema pellirubrum DSM 15624 region CTCGAACAGGTCGCCCCCGACGTCGAGATCATCGTCCGGGCGAACGAGACCGAGAACATCCCGAAGTTCTACCGGGCAGGCGCGGAGTACGTCCTCTCGCTGTCGACGGTCACCGGCCGGATGCTCGGGTCCATCCTGATCGAGGACGAGGAGATCCTCACGCCGGAGACCCAGTTCGAACTCGTCAGGACGACCGCCCCACAGCTCGCCGGACGGAGCCTCGGCGACGTGGACCTGCGGGCGCGGACCGGGTGTACCGTCGTCGCGGTCGAACGCGGCGAGGACCTACTGACCGACCTCGGGCCGGAGTTCGTCGTCCACGAGGACGACATGCTGATCGTTGCGGGAAGTGACGAGGCTGTCAACCGGTTCGTCTCGTTGGCGTGTTGAAACGTCCAGCGGTCGGCTCGAGAGCAGTTGTCTCCCCCTCCCCGCCTCGAGCGGCGCTCACCCGACTCACTCGAACGACGGCAACACCTCGCCCTCGTAGAACTCGATCGCTTGCTCCTGTTCGTCACCGATCTGGTGGAAATAGACGTGATCGTAACCGGCGTCGATCGCCTGTTCGATGCTGTCGATGTGTGCCTGCGGGTCGGGTTCAGTGGTCGTCCCCGCCTCGGCGATGTCTGCTTTCTCGACCATCCCCGCCGCCTGCTCGAAGTGGGCCGGCGTCGGTAGCTCCTGCCCGAGTTCTCCCGGAAGCGAGCCGTTCGGCCACTGCTCGAGGATCGTCTCGATCGCCTCCGCTTCGCTGTCGGCGTAGCAGCCGTGCAGTTGCGTGTATTTCGGCCCGTCGCCGCCGGCGTCCTCGTAGGCTGTGACCGGCTCGGACTTCGGCCCGGAACACCAGAGCCCGTCCGCGTTCTCGGCCACCCATTCGGCGGTCTGTGGGCCGAACGCGCTCCCGATCGTCGTCGGCTGCTCGTCGGGACAGGTGTAGAGCCGCGCGTTCTCGACCGTGTAGTACTCGCCGTGGTGGCTCGTCGTCTCGCCGGTCCACAACGAGCGCATCACCGCGAGTGCCTCGTCCAACATCTCGAGGCGCACGTCGTGTTCGGGCCAGCGCTCCCCGGTGACGTGTTCGTTCAGGTTCTCGCCGGTGCCGACGCCGAACGTGAAGCGGTCGCCGAGCAGCTCGTCGACGGTGGCGACGGCGTGGGCGACGTTGACCGGATGGATCCGGATCGTCGGACAGGTGACGCCGACGCCGACGTCGATCTCGTCGGTCGCTTCCGCGATCGCTCCCAGCGTCGACCAGACGAACGGCGACTCGCCCTGTGCCGACACCCACGGGTGGAAGTGGTCCGAGATCGAGACGAAGTCGAAACCGGCCGCCTCCGCGCGACGTGCGATGTCGACCAGTTCCGTCGGCCCGAACTCCTCGCTCGAGAGGGTGTACCCGAGTTGCGTCATTCCCGGCCCGCTACCACGAATCGACGGGTAACGGTTGCACCTGCAAGAGCGCGGGCGCGTTTCAGTGACTCGACTCCTGACGCCGATGACAGCTGCTCGAGTCGATCTGCCGTGGCGCGCGCTGAACTGTGCCGAACGGAAGTGAGGCACAGTTCGATGCCGTGCGAGGGATGAGCGAACGCCGTCAGGCGTGAGCGAATCGGTTGGGGAGGGCGTGGCTACTCCGTGTTGCCACGATAGCAGGAGACTTCCGTTCCATCATCCTCCCTCGAGTACACACCGTATGTAGTTCCATCACCGATCACAAGCCCACGTGAACCCCGAACCGAACTCCTTACCCACGACGGGCCGGAACCGGCCCGTATGGAAGCCGTAGTCGACGCGACGGACCTCGAGAAGGTCTACGGCGAGACCGTCGCCCTGTCGGGGGCCTCGCTATCGGTCGCACAGGGGGAGGTGTTCGCGCTGATCGGCCCGAACGGGGCCGGCAAAACGACGCTCGTCCGGTCGCTGACGGGGACGACCGAGCCCGACGGCGGGACGGCGGCGATCCTCAGCACGTCGCCGGCGGCCGTCGACCGCGACCGCCTCGGCGTCCTCCCGCAGGAGTTCTCGCCGCCGGCCCGGCTCAGCGCCCGCGAACTGCTCGCGTACTACGCCGGGCTCTACGAGGACCCGCGTGACCCCGCCGACGTCCTCGCCGACGTCGGCCTCGCCGACGCGGGCGACACCTGGTACGAGAACCTCTCGGGCGGCCAGCAACGGCGGGTCTGTGTCGGCTCCGCGCTGGTCAACGACCCCGACCTGCTCTTTCTCGACGAGCCGACGACCGGCATCGACCCCGCCGGCCGCCGCACCGTCTGGCGGCTGATCGAGGACCTCGCCGACGCCGGAACGACCGTCGTCCTGACCACCCACGACATGGCCGAGGCCGAACACCTCGCCGACCGCGTCGGCCTGCTCGCCGACGGCTCGCTCGTCGCCCAGGGCCCGCCCGAGGACCTCGTCCGCGAGTACGGCGGCTCGAGCCGACTGACCGTCGAGACGGCCGCCGACCCGGCGGCCT contains the following coding sequences:
- a CDS encoding TIGR03557 family F420-dependent LLM class oxidoreductase, translating into MTQLGYTLSSEEFGPTELVDIARRAEAAGFDFVSISDHFHPWVSAQGESPFVWSTLGAIAEATDEIDVGVGVTCPTIRIHPVNVAHAVATVDELLGDRFTFGVGTGENLNEHVTGERWPEHDVRLEMLDEALAVMRSLWTGETTSHHGEYYTVENARLYTCPDEQPTTIGSAFGPQTAEWVAENADGLWCSGPKSEPVTAYEDAGGDGPKYTQLHGCYADSEAEAIETILEQWPNGSLPGELGQELPTPAHFEQAAGMVEKADIAEAGTTTEPDPQAHIDSIEQAIDAGYDHVYFHQIGDEQEQAIEFYEGEVLPSFE
- a CDS encoding ABC transporter ATP-binding protein translates to MEAVVDATDLEKVYGETVALSGASLSVAQGEVFALIGPNGAGKTTLVRSLTGTTEPDGGTAAILSTSPAAVDRDRLGVLPQEFSPPARLSARELLAYYAGLYEDPRDPADVLADVGLADAGDTWYENLSGGQQRRVCVGSALVNDPDLLFLDEPTTGIDPAGRRTVWRLIEDLADAGTTVVLTTHDMAEAEHLADRVGLLADGSLVAQGPPEDLVREYGGSSRLTVETAADPAAFDDLEYPVERPERGRDRTPEAAVVVREIDPAAIGSVVDYLEANGIEYTGLSWAEPDLEDVYLALAEPTERERTAPLEGGSGDAAADDSDLAQAGETA